The nucleotide sequence CTGACTTCCCACCAATAGAGGTCCTGCTTCCCTTCCTCGCGTCGTGGACCCTTGAGGCGTCCAACGCAGACGATCCGACGAAACTTTAGGAGCACTGCGGGCATTCCGTCGGGATCGGCTTGGTTGATCCGCGCTTGGACTCCGCGCCCAGAACGGTTCGTCCACCCTTCGCCATCAAAGAATCCCGCCGCCCACGCAAGCTCGTGCGGATCCATGCACGAGTAAAGACCACATCAGAGGTGCTCTTGTCTGTCCCTCGCCCGTCACACGTTTGTGTGACGACGACAGCTATTTCGCGGTACCGCGTTAGTCCTCGATGAGCTTCCTTCCAGCGAACCCCGCCTCGAGGTCATGCCAGTAGCTGATGTGGCTCCCCTCGCCGAGCTGCCAGCAGAGATACACCTCGCGTCCGCGGAACTTCGTGCGGAAGTCGATCAGCCCGCGGTCGGGATCCTTCACCTCGACGCCGAGCTCGGCGATGTCCTTGAGGAGCGCGTTCATCTCCTGCGCGACGGGGTCGGATGGGCGCCGCCGATACGCGGCGACGCGACGCTGCAGATCCTCGAGGAGGGGTCGGACCTT is from Candidatus Limnocylindria bacterium and encodes:
- a CDS encoding DUF2203 domain-containing protein, whose amino-acid sequence is MPTYTRSQAEALLPKVRPLLEDLQRRVAAYRRRPSDPVAQEMNALLKDIAELGVEVKDPDRGLIDFRTKFRGREVYLCWQLGEGSHISYWHDLEAGFAGRKLIED